The following nucleotide sequence is from Allocatelliglobosispora scoriae.
CGACGCGCACGGCCTGCGCCTGATCGAGGACTCGGCACACGCGCTGCCGGCGGAGCGGGACGGCACCGTGCCCGGCGGCATCGCCGACGCCGCCGCCTTCTCGTTCTTCGTCACCAAGCCGCTCACCAGCGCCGAGGGCGGCCTGCTGACGATGGCGGACGGGGACGCCGCCGCCCGCGCCCGCGTCCTGAGCGCCCACGGCATCGACCGCGACGCCTTCGCCCGGCACTCCTTCGGCCGGTCGCCGCATTACGACGTGGTCGCGCCCGGACTGAAGTACAACATGCCCGACACCGCCTCCGCGCTGCTGCGCTGCCAGCTCGACCAGGCCGACGCGATGCGGGCCCGCCGCCGCGACATCGCCACGGCGTACCTCGCCGCGCTGGCGGACCTGCCGGGACTGCGGCTCCCGCCGGTCGACACGCCGACCGACACGTCGTCCTGGTACCTGTTCGTGGTGCAGCTCGGCGACGGCCTGGACCGCGACGCCGTCGCCGCCGAGCTGCACCGGCACGGGGTGGGGACGAGCGTGCACTTCCGCCCGCTGCACCAGTTCAGCTACTACCGCACCGAGGTCGCGTCGGCCGCCGGGGAGTTCCCCGTCGCCGACGACGCCTTCACCCGGGTGCTCTCGCTGCCCATCTTCCCCGGAATGTCCGATGAGGACATCGAGCACGTCGCGACCGCCGTCCGGGCGGTCCTCGAGCAGGCGGTCGGTCGATGACCCAGCTCGTGATCCCGTGCGGGGGCTACGGGACACGGATGTCCTCGGTCACCTCCACCCGGCAGAAGTGCCTGGTGGAGGTCGCGGGGCGGCCCTTTCTCGCGCACGTGCTCGACGTGGCCGTGCAGCCGCCCGTCGACCGGGTGCTGCTGCTGGCGGCGTACCGGGCCGACGAGGTCGACGACTTCGCCACGGCGTGGGCGGCGGCGCATCCGGGCATCCGCGTCGACGTGCTCGCCGAGGAGGTCGCCGCCGGGCCGGTGGCGGCGCTGCGGTCGGCCGCCGAGCAGCTCGACGAGGAGTTCCTGCTCGTCCTCGGGGACGTGCGTCCGCCCATCGGGCAGGACCTGTGGGCGGATCTCGCCGGTGTCGCCGACACCACGGGCGCCGCCGCGGTGATGATGACCGCGCCGGTCTCGGCCGGGCGCGACCCGGGCAACGTGATCCCGGACGGCCCCTGGGTCACCCGATACGACAAGGCGTCGGGCGGCCCGCTCGTGGACCGGGGCGTGCGGTTCCTGCGCCGGCGGGCCCTCGACGAGCAGGCGGGCGACGGCGACCAGCAGTTCTTCGGCGGCCTCTCCGCGCGGCGCATGCTCGCCCACCACCGAGTGGACCAGCAGATCATCGAGGTGGGTACGCCGGACCGCTGGCAACACGCCGTGCTGAACCTGGACGGTG
It contains:
- a CDS encoding NTP transferase domain-containing protein yields the protein MTQLVIPCGGYGTRMSSVTSTRQKCLVEVAGRPFLAHVLDVAVQPPVDRVLLLAAYRADEVDDFATAWAAAHPGIRVDVLAEEVAAGPVAALRSAAEQLDEEFLLVLGDVRPPIGQDLWADLAGVADTTGAAAVMMTAPVSAGRDPGNVIPDGPWVTRYDKASGGPLVDRGVRFLRRRALDEQAGDGDQQFFGGLSARRMLAHHRVDQQIIEVGTPDRWQHAVLNLDGGE
- a CDS encoding DegT/DnrJ/EryC1/StrS family aminotransferase, whose amino-acid sequence is MSRQVPFAAPLIGAAEIEAVTAVLRSGWIGTGAVTADTEQRFADYLGAPHVLLLNSGTAALHLALLALGIGPGDEVIVPTVTFTATAATVLHAGAVPVLVDVEPDTLRIDVEAVRRALTPRTRAVVAVHFAGRMADVRALRSLCDAHGLRLIEDSAHALPAERDGTVPGGIADAAAFSFFVTKPLTSAEGGLLTMADGDAAARARVLSAHGIDRDAFARHSFGRSPHYDVVAPGLKYNMPDTASALLRCQLDQADAMRARRRDIATAYLAALADLPGLRLPPVDTPTDTSSWYLFVVQLGDGLDRDAVAAELHRHGVGTSVHFRPLHQFSYYRTEVASAAGEFPVADDAFTRVLSLPIFPGMSDEDIEHVATAVRAVLEQAVGR